One part of the Desulfonema ishimotonii genome encodes these proteins:
- a CDS encoding potassium channel family protein, which yields MKQFAIIGLGNFGMYLAMHLYEKGHEVLAIDKRSDLVQDVKDHVSQAVVADATDIRALESLGIGDMDTVVVCIGSSLSHSILTTLNLNDIGIHHLYAKATSDAHARILRKIGATEIFFPEKDQAIALGERLHNPNILDYLPFIEDYSMIQLAPPRDFIGKTLKDLNLINRYGVQVVAIKELVPERFQMIPTGQFMLKDSDIMIILGPNDALDKLREKGS from the coding sequence ATGAAACAATTTGCGATCATCGGGCTTGGAAATTTCGGCATGTATCTGGCCATGCACCTGTACGAAAAAGGGCATGAGGTGCTGGCCATTGATAAACGCTCCGACCTGGTACAGGATGTCAAAGACCACGTCAGCCAGGCGGTGGTGGCCGATGCAACGGATATCCGTGCCCTGGAATCCCTGGGGATCGGGGATATGGACACGGTCGTGGTCTGCATCGGCTCCAGCCTGAGCCACTCCATCCTGACCACGCTCAACCTGAATGACATCGGGATTCACCACCTGTACGCCAAGGCCACCAGTGATGCCCATGCCCGTATCCTGCGGAAAATCGGAGCCACGGAGATCTTCTTTCCGGAAAAAGACCAGGCCATCGCCCTCGGCGAACGGCTCCATAACCCCAATATCCTCGACTATCTGCCATTTATCGAGGACTACAGCATGATCCAGCTCGCGCCGCCCAGGGACTTTATCGGCAAAACCCTGAAGGATCTGAACCTGATCAACCGGTACGGTGTCCAGGTGGTGGCCATCAAAGAGCTGGTTCCCGAACGGTTTCAGATGATCCCCACAGGTCAGTTTATGCTGAAGGACAGCGACATTATGATCATTCTGGGGCCAAATGACGCACTGGACAAGCTGCGGGAAAAGGGGTCATGA
- a CDS encoding TrkH family potassium uptake protein, which translates to MVLKLKRLRARISKWFLEFPGRSSVIGFSLLIATGTALLMLPAASAGPPVKFIDALFTATSASCVTGLVVMDTGTALTPWGQGVILLLIQIGGLGIMTISTLFLMLAGKRPGMMERMAIRDTFTHQKDRKAADILREVMLFAFSIEAAGALILFFCFLPDNSPGRALYTGVFHAISAFCNAGFSLFADSLTGYRESWVINLTVSFLIITGGVGFLVLSELRGHLRFSRRTWSRLSLHSKLALSSTLMLLGVSTLLFLFMEWDNTLTPLSVPGRILAAFFQAVSARTAGFNTLAFEHMANETLFLIIVMMFIGACPGSCGGGVKTTTIFSLTLLGLSRFQGHDRPRIFRRSIPEASVWRAVNVVMISSLVIVLALMLLLISELGNVSHLQSRGKFLEFFFEVVSAFGTVGLSTGVTAGLSLPGKLIITAVMFIGRLGPLVIGIAFSRRRRIRYHYAEEQIMIG; encoded by the coding sequence ATGGTTCTAAAACTGAAACGCTTACGGGCGCGAATTTCAAAATGGTTTCTGGAGTTTCCGGGGCGCAGCTCCGTCATCGGCTTTTCCCTGCTGATTGCAACCGGAACGGCCCTGCTGATGCTGCCCGCCGCATCGGCAGGTCCCCCCGTAAAATTCATCGACGCCCTGTTTACGGCGACTTCGGCGAGCTGTGTCACAGGCCTTGTGGTCATGGACACGGGAACGGCCCTGACGCCCTGGGGACAGGGGGTCATCCTTCTTCTGATCCAGATCGGCGGGCTGGGGATTATGACCATCTCGACCCTGTTTCTGATGCTCGCGGGAAAACGGCCCGGCATGATGGAACGTATGGCCATTCGGGATACCTTTACCCATCAGAAAGACAGGAAGGCTGCCGATATTCTCCGCGAGGTGATGCTCTTTGCCTTTTCTATCGAGGCGGCCGGTGCCCTGATCCTCTTTTTCTGTTTCCTGCCGGACAACAGTCCGGGAAGGGCGCTCTATACAGGCGTGTTTCATGCGATCAGCGCCTTCTGCAACGCCGGATTTTCTCTTTTTGCCGACAGCCTGACGGGATACCGGGAGAGCTGGGTGATCAACCTGACCGTCTCTTTTCTGATCATCACCGGCGGCGTCGGCTTCCTGGTTCTGTCCGAGCTCCGGGGCCATCTTCGCTTCAGCCGCCGGACCTGGTCCCGGCTCAGCCTGCATTCCAAGCTGGCCCTCTCCTCAACGCTGATGCTTCTGGGCGTCAGCACCCTGCTCTTTCTTTTTATGGAATGGGACAACACCCTCACCCCCCTCTCGGTGCCGGGACGGATTCTGGCGGCCTTTTTTCAGGCCGTCAGCGCCCGCACGGCAGGCTTCAACACCCTGGCGTTTGAGCATATGGCCAACGAAACCCTTTTTCTGATCATCGTGATGATGTTCATCGGCGCATGTCCCGGCTCCTGCGGCGGCGGGGTAAAAACAACCACCATCTTCAGTCTGACGCTGCTGGGACTGTCCCGGTTCCAGGGCCATGACAGACCCCGGATTTTCAGAAGAAGCATCCCCGAAGCCAGTGTGTGGCGGGCCGTTAACGTGGTGATGATCAGCAGTTTGGTCATCGTCCTGGCCCTGATGCTCCTCCTGATCAGCGAGCTGGGCAACGTGTCCCACCTTCAGAGCCGGGGAAAATTTCTGGAATTTTTCTTTGAAGTGGTCAGCGCCTTCGGCACAGTAGGCCTTTCAACCGGGGTAACAGCAGGCCTTTCTCTCCCCGGCAAGCTGATTATCACTGCCGTCATGTTCATCGGACGCCTCGGCCCCCTGGTCATCGGCATCGCCTTCAGCCGCCGGCGACGGATACGCTACCACTACGCAGAAGAACAGATTATGATAGGATAA
- a CDS encoding nitrilase-related carbon-nitrogen hydrolase, which yields MKDIRIAAAISRSGAGDVCGNFEKMTQMVRWARQAGADLICFPEMNLTGYSSASEISAVAETVPGPISQDLLRLAETEKIAVLAGMAEKDTDSDRLFITHLAALPQGGLHVYRKLHIAPPEQGTFSAGNTVPLVEFQGLKFGIQLCYDAHFPELSTLMAQKGADLILIPHASPRGTPAEKYRSWLRHLPARAFDNSLFVVACNQTGETRKGLHFPGIALALDPSGNVIAKDLSDREGMVIADLKADALDRVRNHKMRFFLPNRRPRLYEREQQDHVS from the coding sequence ATGAAGGATATACGCATTGCGGCGGCCATCTCCCGCTCCGGCGCAGGTGATGTCTGCGGCAATTTCGAGAAAATGACGCAAATGGTCCGATGGGCCAGGCAGGCCGGGGCGGATCTGATCTGTTTTCCCGAAATGAACCTTACGGGATACAGCAGTGCATCGGAGATCAGCGCTGTTGCCGAGACCGTTCCCGGACCGATCAGCCAGGATCTGCTGCGTCTGGCAGAGACCGAAAAGATCGCTGTTCTCGCGGGGATGGCGGAGAAAGATACAGACTCGGACCGCCTCTTCATTACCCATCTGGCCGCCCTTCCACAGGGCGGACTTCACGTTTACCGCAAGCTTCACATCGCGCCACCGGAGCAGGGTACCTTCTCGGCAGGAAATACCGTTCCCCTGGTTGAATTTCAGGGCCTGAAATTCGGGATACAGCTCTGCTATGACGCCCATTTTCCGGAACTTTCGACCCTCATGGCCCAGAAGGGGGCGGATCTGATCCTGATTCCCCACGCCTCCCCCCGCGGAACCCCTGCGGAAAAATACCGGTCCTGGCTGCGCCATCTGCCTGCACGGGCCTTTGATAACAGCCTCTTCGTGGTCGCGTGCAACCAGACCGGCGAGACCCGGAAGGGGCTGCATTTCCCCGGCATCGCCCTGGCGCTGGACCCGTCCGGCAATGTCATCGCAAAGGATCTGAGCGACAGGGAGGGGATGGTGATCGCGGATCTGAAGGCTGACGCCCTGGACCGGGTCCGGAACCATAAGATGCGCTTTTTTCTGCCCAACCGGCGGCCCCGTCTCTATGAGCGGGAGCAGCAGGACCACGTCTCATGA